In Anaerotignum faecicola, one genomic interval encodes:
- a CDS encoding phage antirepressor KilAC domain-containing protein: KMADQTINRLQSDITRMRPKEIFADAVTASHTSILVGDMAKLLKQNGVDMGAQRLFTWLRDNGYLIRRKGADWNMPTQRSMEMGLFEIKESTHLDGNGCNVTTRTPKVTGKGQQYFINKFLGGEQSA, from the coding sequence AAGATGGCAGATCAGACAATCAACCGGCTACAGAGCGATATCACCCGAATGAGGCCGAAAGAAATATTTGCCGATGCTGTTACGGCGAGTCATACATCAATCCTCGTGGGAGATATGGCAAAGCTTTTAAAGCAGAACGGTGTAGATATGGGCGCCCAACGGCTTTTTACATGGCTCCGCGATAACGGATATCTGATCAGGCGTAAAGGCGCAGACTGGAACATGCCAACGCAGCGGTCTATGGAGATGGGGCTGTTTGAAATCAAAGAAAGTACTCATCTGGACGGAAACGGCTGTAATGTAACGACCAGGACGCCAAAAGTTACCGGAAAAGGTCAGCAGTATTTTATCAATAAATTTTTGGGAGGTGAACAGAGTGCATAA